The Lysinibacillus pakistanensis genome includes a window with the following:
- a CDS encoding DUF6886 family protein: MRIFHVSDESEILVFHPRLPERTDLDATTGLVWAINEKCLPNFLTPRNCPRVCYRIGTETTEQDIQTYFTSGTASHVIVIESKWFETMKNTTLYLYEFDIHGFTLQDQVAGYYTSETTQLPIAKFEVENLFEELFKRHVELRVVDNLWDIYDDIQKTTLNWSMCRMRFTQPRK; this comes from the coding sequence ATGAGAATATTTCATGTCAGTGACGAAAGTGAGATTCTTGTCTTTCATCCTCGATTACCTGAACGAACAGATTTAGATGCAACTACAGGGCTCGTATGGGCTATAAACGAAAAATGTCTCCCTAATTTTTTAACCCCTAGAAATTGTCCAAGAGTTTGCTATCGTATAGGTACAGAAACAACAGAACAGGATATACAGACTTATTTCACCTCAGGAACTGCTTCACATGTAATTGTGATTGAAAGCAAGTGGTTTGAAACAATGAAAAATACGACACTCTATCTATATGAATTTGATATCCATGGATTTACGCTACAGGATCAGGTAGCAGGCTATTATACGAGTGAAACAACTCAGCTACCTATTGCTAAATTTGAAGTCGAAAATTTATTTGAGGAATTATTTAAGCGTCATGTAGAATTACGGGTAGTCGATAACCTGTGGGATATTTATGATGATATTCAAAAAACAACATTAAATTGGTCGATGTGCAGAATGCGATTTACGCAGCCAAGAAAATAA
- a CDS encoding NUDIX hydrolase yields the protein MVEYTICFLKQGDKILLLNRDKPQWMGAWNGVGGKIEQGETPLVSALREIKEETGIALQDITYKGKITWTDGNINFGCMYAFMAELPESYPYVTPIKVAEGILDWKDLSWILHPQNVGIADLKYYLPKMLDESINYEYIFTYKDSKLIDMTSTPLVQAFTV from the coding sequence TTGGTTGAATATACAATTTGTTTTCTGAAGCAGGGAGACAAAATATTATTACTGAATAGAGATAAGCCACAATGGATGGGCGCTTGGAATGGTGTCGGTGGAAAAATTGAGCAAGGTGAAACGCCATTGGTCAGTGCATTACGTGAAATCAAGGAAGAAACCGGCATTGCCTTGCAAGACATTACATACAAAGGAAAAATAACATGGACTGATGGAAACATTAACTTTGGTTGCATGTATGCATTTATGGCAGAACTACCAGAATCCTACCCGTATGTGACACCCATTAAGGTGGCAGAAGGTATTCTTGATTGGAAAGACCTATCTTGGATTTTGCACCCTCAAAATGTAGGAATAGCAGATTTAAAATATTATTTACCGAAGATGCTTGATGAATCAATCAACTACGAATATATTTTTACCTATAAAGATAGTAAATTAATTGATATGACAAGTACTCCATTAGTTCAAGCATTTACTGTCTAA